In the genome of Streptomyces sp. NBC_00190, one region contains:
- a CDS encoding efflux RND transporter permease subunit, which produces MSWLSRFSLAQRALIGLVSIVALLFGAIAIPQLKQQLLPSIELPMVSVLAPYQGASPDVVEKQVVEPIEAMLKGVDGITGITSTASEGNALIMATFDYGDSGTKQLVADVQQAVNRARVRLPAEVDPQVVAGSTDDIPTVILAVTSGKDQQALADQLERSVVPVLSDIEGVGQVTVDGVQDLQVTVTPDNAKLAAAGLDGAALAQGLQAGGATVPAGSFDEEGKNRTVRVGAGFTSLAQVEDLRLSPAPGKPAVRLGDVATVKQEAAKAVSITRTNGKPSLALVLTMDKDGSAVAISDAVKDKLPELRSTLGSGADLNVVSDQGPAVAKSISSLTTEGLLGLLFAVIVILVFLGSLRSTLVTAVSIPLSVVLALIVLWTRDLSLNMLTLGALTIAIGRVVDDSIVVLENIKRHLGYGEEREQAILTAVKEVAGAVTSSTLTTVAVFLPIGLTGGMIGELFGSFSLTVTASLLASLLVSLTVVPVLSYWFMSTPKGVSAGDAESAARARREAEEKEARSRLQKLYVRVLGFATRRRLTSVVIAVVVLVGTFGMTPLLKTNFFDKGEQEVLTIKQELAPGTSLAASDEASRKVEGALAQVDGVKSYQVTVGSSGFLAAFGGGTGSNQASYQVTLKDSGKADSVKEQIEGKLAALDGIGETRIASGDGFGNQNLSVVVKAGDGEVLAKAAEQVRAEVATLKNVTDVQSDLSQSVPRISVTATPKAADAGLNQAALGAIVAQAVRGNPAGKAVLDNTERDIVIKSAQPATTLAQLQALPVGPLKLGDIAEVKVVPGPVAMTRIDGARAATVTAKPVGDNTGAVSSELQTKLKALDLPEGATASIGGVSEDQDEAFGSLGLAMLAAIAIVFMLLVATFRSLIQPLILLVSIPFAATGALGLLIATGTPMGVPAMIGMLMLIGIVVTNAIVLIDLVNQYRAQGLGVVEAVIEGGRHRLRPILMTALATIFALLPMALGVTGEGGFISQPLAVVVIGGLVSSTLLTLLLVPTLYTMVELRKERRRAKRTAKREARLTVVPAQSSAQDDETPATV; this is translated from the coding sequence ATGTCCTGGCTGTCCCGCTTCAGCCTTGCCCAAAGGGCGTTGATCGGCCTCGTGTCGATCGTCGCGCTCCTCTTCGGCGCCATAGCCATCCCGCAGCTCAAGCAGCAGCTGCTGCCCTCCATCGAACTCCCGATGGTCTCCGTGCTCGCGCCGTACCAGGGCGCCTCGCCCGACGTGGTGGAGAAGCAGGTCGTCGAACCGATCGAGGCCATGCTCAAGGGCGTCGACGGCATCACCGGCATCACCTCCACCGCCAGCGAGGGCAACGCTCTCATCATGGCCACCTTCGACTACGGCGACAGCGGCACCAAGCAGCTCGTCGCCGACGTCCAGCAGGCCGTCAACCGGGCCCGCGTCCGGCTGCCCGCCGAGGTGGACCCGCAGGTGGTGGCCGGTTCCACCGACGACATCCCGACCGTCATCCTCGCCGTCACCTCCGGCAAGGACCAGCAGGCCCTCGCCGACCAGCTGGAGCGCTCCGTCGTCCCCGTCCTCTCGGACATCGAGGGCGTCGGCCAGGTCACCGTCGACGGCGTCCAGGACCTCCAGGTCACCGTCACCCCCGACAACGCCAAGCTCGCGGCCGCAGGCCTCGACGGCGCCGCCCTCGCCCAGGGCCTCCAGGCGGGCGGCGCGACCGTGCCGGCCGGCTCCTTCGACGAGGAGGGCAAGAACCGGACCGTCCGCGTCGGCGCCGGCTTCACCTCCCTCGCCCAGGTGGAGGACCTGCGCCTGAGCCCCGCACCGGGCAAGCCGGCGGTCCGGCTCGGCGACGTCGCCACCGTGAAGCAGGAGGCCGCCAAGGCCGTCTCCATCACCCGGACCAACGGCAAGCCCAGCCTCGCCCTCGTCCTCACCATGGACAAGGACGGCAGCGCCGTCGCCATCTCGGACGCCGTCAAGGACAAGCTCCCCGAGCTGCGTTCCACCCTCGGCTCCGGCGCCGACCTGAACGTCGTCAGCGACCAGGGCCCGGCCGTCGCCAAGTCCATCTCCAGCCTCACCACCGAGGGCCTGCTCGGCCTGCTCTTCGCGGTGATCGTGATCCTGGTCTTCCTGGGCTCGCTGCGCTCGACGCTGGTCACCGCGGTCTCCATCCCGCTGTCCGTCGTCCTCGCGCTCATCGTGCTCTGGACCCGCGACCTGTCGCTCAACATGCTGACGCTGGGCGCCCTCACCATCGCCATCGGCCGTGTCGTCGACGACTCGATCGTGGTCCTGGAGAACATCAAGCGCCACCTCGGCTACGGCGAGGAGCGCGAACAGGCCATCCTCACCGCCGTCAAGGAGGTGGCGGGCGCGGTCACCTCCTCCACGCTCACCACCGTCGCCGTCTTCCTGCCGATCGGCCTCACCGGCGGCATGATCGGCGAGCTCTTCGGCTCCTTCTCGCTCACCGTCACCGCCTCCCTGCTGGCCTCGCTGCTCGTCTCGCTCACCGTGGTGCCGGTGCTGTCGTACTGGTTCATGAGCACCCCGAAGGGCGTGAGCGCAGGGGACGCCGAGAGCGCCGCCCGGGCGCGGCGCGAGGCCGAGGAGAAGGAGGCGCGCAGCCGCCTGCAGAAGCTCTACGTCCGCGTCCTGGGCTTCGCCACCCGCCGTCGCCTGACCAGTGTGGTGATCGCGGTCGTCGTCCTCGTCGGCACCTTCGGGATGACCCCGCTGCTGAAGACCAACTTCTTCGACAAGGGCGAGCAGGAAGTCCTGACCATCAAGCAGGAGCTGGCCCCCGGCACCTCGCTGGCCGCCTCCGACGAGGCGAGCCGCAAGGTCGAGGGAGCGCTGGCCCAGGTCGACGGCGTCAAGAGCTACCAGGTCACCGTCGGCTCCTCCGGCTTCCTCGCGGCCTTCGGCGGCGGTACGGGCTCCAACCAGGCCTCGTACCAGGTCACCCTGAAGGACTCCGGCAAGGCGGACAGCGTCAAGGAGCAGATCGAGGGCAAGCTGGCCGCGCTCGACGGCATCGGCGAGACCCGTATCGCGTCGGGCGACGGCTTCGGCAACCAGAACCTCAGCGTGGTCGTCAAGGCCGGTGACGGCGAGGTCCTCGCCAAGGCCGCCGAGCAGGTGCGGGCCGAGGTGGCCACGCTGAAGAACGTCACCGACGTCCAGAGCGACCTCTCCCAGTCCGTGCCCCGGATCTCGGTGACCGCCACGCCCAAGGCGGCGGACGCCGGCCTGAACCAGGCCGCGCTCGGCGCGATCGTCGCGCAGGCCGTACGGGGCAACCCGGCGGGCAAGGCCGTCCTGGACAACACCGAACGGGACATCGTCATCAAGTCCGCCCAGCCGGCCACCACCCTGGCGCAGCTGCAGGCCCTCCCCGTCGGCCCGCTCAAGCTCGGCGACATCGCCGAGGTCAAGGTGGTCCCCGGACCGGTCGCGATGACCCGGATCGACGGCGCCCGCGCCGCCACCGTCACCGCGAAGCCGGTCGGCGACAACACGGGCGCGGTCAGCTCCGAGCTCCAGACGAAGCTCAAGGCCCTGGACCTGCCGGAGGGCGCCACGGCCTCCATCGGCGGCGTCTCGGAGGACCAGGACGAGGCCTTCGGCTCGCTCGGCCTGGCCATGCTCGCGGCCATCGCGATCGTGTTCATGCTGCTGGTCGCGACGTTCCGCTCGCTGATCCAGCCGCTGATCCTGCTGGTCTCCATCCCGTTCGCGGCGACCGGCGCGCTCGGCCTGCTGATCGCCACCGGCACCCCGATGGGCGTCCCGGCGATGATCGGCATGCTGATGCTCATCGGCATCGTCGTCACCAACGCGATCGTCCTGATCGACCTGGTCAACCAGTACCGCGCCCAGGGCCTGGGCGTCGTCGAAGCGGTCATCGAGGGCGGCCGGCACCGCCTGCGCCCGATCCTGATGACGGCCCTGGCGACGATCTTCGCGCTGCTCCCGATGGCGCTGGGCGTCACCGGGGAGGGCGGCTTCATCTCCCAGCCGCTCGCGGTCGTGGTGATCGGCGGCCTGGTCAGCTCGACCCTGCTGACGCTGCTCCTGGTGCCGACCCTCTACACGATGGTGGAACTGCGCAAGGAGCGCCGCCGCGCGAAGCGGACGGCCAAGCGCGAGGCCCGTCTGACGGTGGTCCCGGCACAGTCGTCCGCCCAGGACGACGAGACGCCGGCCACGGTCTGA
- the erpA gene encoding iron-sulfur cluster insertion protein ErpA: MSVQDDKTTVSDGILLSDAAAEKVRTLLEQEGRDDLALRVAVQPGGCSGLRYQLFFDERSLDGDVVKDFDGVKVVTDRMSSPYLHGASIDFVDTIEKQGFTIDNPNATGSCACGDSFS; this comes from the coding sequence ATGTCCGTACAGGACGACAAGACCACTGTGAGCGACGGCATCCTCCTGTCCGACGCCGCCGCCGAGAAGGTCAGGACCCTGCTGGAGCAGGAAGGCCGCGATGACCTGGCGCTGCGCGTCGCCGTCCAGCCCGGTGGCTGCTCCGGCCTGCGCTACCAGCTCTTCTTCGACGAGCGCTCCCTCGACGGCGACGTCGTGAAGGACTTCGACGGTGTGAAGGTCGTCACCGACCGGATGAGCTCCCCGTACCTGCACGGCGCCTCGATCGACTTCGTCGACACCATCGAGAAGCAGGGCTTCACGATCGACAACCCGAACGCCACTGGCTCCTGCGCCTGCGGCGACTCGTTCAGCTAA
- the nadA gene encoding quinolinate synthase NadA, translating into MRVVTTAQPLDVQPTPLALLLLGREADPKSERGVECPGDLPSPSDPDLVARARAAKEKLGDKVFILGHHYQRDEVIEFADVTGDSFKLAKDAAAKPEAEYIVFCGVHFMAESADILTSDDQKVVLPDLAAGCSMADMATAEQVAECWDVLTEAGVAGATVPVSYMNSSADIKAFTGKHGGTICTSSNAKKALEWAFEQGEKVLFLPDQHLGRNTAVRDMGMSLDDCVLYNPHKPNGGLTAEQLRNAKMILWRGHCSVHGRFSVDSVNDVRARIPGVNVLVHPECKHEVVAAADYVGSTEYIIKALEAAPAGSKWAIGTELNLVRRLANRFAAEDKEVVFLDKTVCFCSTMNRIDLPHLVWTLESLAEGNLVNQIQVDKETESFAKLALERMLALP; encoded by the coding sequence GTGCGTGTCGTGACCACCGCCCAGCCTTTGGACGTCCAGCCGACGCCCCTTGCCCTGCTGCTGCTCGGCCGTGAGGCCGACCCCAAGAGCGAGCGCGGGGTGGAGTGCCCCGGCGACCTTCCCTCGCCGTCGGACCCGGACCTCGTGGCGCGTGCCCGCGCGGCCAAGGAGAAGCTCGGGGACAAGGTCTTCATCCTGGGCCACCACTACCAGCGTGACGAGGTCATCGAGTTCGCCGACGTCACCGGCGACTCCTTCAAGCTGGCCAAGGACGCGGCCGCCAAGCCAGAGGCCGAGTACATCGTCTTCTGCGGCGTGCACTTCATGGCCGAGTCCGCGGACATCCTGACCTCGGACGACCAGAAGGTCGTCCTGCCGGACCTGGCCGCCGGCTGCTCGATGGCCGACATGGCCACCGCCGAGCAGGTCGCGGAGTGCTGGGACGTGCTGACCGAGGCCGGTGTCGCCGGTGCGACGGTCCCCGTCTCGTACATGAACTCCTCCGCCGACATCAAGGCCTTCACCGGCAAGCACGGCGGCACGATCTGTACGTCGTCCAACGCGAAGAAGGCTCTGGAGTGGGCCTTCGAGCAGGGCGAGAAGGTGCTCTTCCTCCCGGACCAGCACCTGGGCCGCAACACCGCCGTCCGCGACATGGGCATGTCCCTGGACGACTGCGTGCTCTACAACCCGCACAAGCCGAACGGCGGCCTGACCGCCGAGCAGCTGCGGAACGCCAAGATGATCCTGTGGCGCGGGCACTGCTCGGTCCACGGGCGGTTCTCGGTCGACTCGGTCAACGACGTCCGCGCCCGCATCCCCGGCGTGAACGTCCTGGTGCACCCCGAGTGCAAGCACGAGGTCGTCGCGGCCGCGGACTACGTCGGCTCGACGGAGTACATCATCAAGGCGCTGGAGGCGGCCCCGGCCGGCTCCAAGTGGGCCATCGGCACCGAGCTGAACCTGGTCCGCCGCCTGGCGAACCGTTTCGCCGCGGAGGACAAGGAGGTCGTCTTCCTCGACAAGACGGTCTGCTTCTGCTCGACGATGAACCGCATCGACCTCCCCCACCTGGTGTGGACCCTGGAGTCCCTGGCCGAGGGGAACCTCGTCAACCAGATCCAGGTCGACAAGGAGACGGAGAGCTTCGCGAAGCTCGCGCTGGAGCGGATGCTCGCGCTGCCGTAG
- a CDS encoding response regulator transcription factor produces MDHTPTDQTPAPGAPIKVLLADDQALLRSAFKVLVDSEPDMEVVGEASDGAQAYELARRTRADVVLMDIRMPGTDGLAATRMISRDPELAAVRVVMLTTFEVDEYVAAALRAGASGFLGKGAEPEDLLSAIRVAHAGEALLSPAATKGLIATFLAQGGGADPAAAAAAAGSHAQRLAALTVREREVLVHVAAGLSNDGIAGRLEVSPLTVKTHVNRAMAKLGARDRAQLVVIAYESGLVRPRAE; encoded by the coding sequence GTGGACCACACTCCGACGGACCAGACCCCCGCGCCCGGCGCACCGATCAAGGTCCTGCTCGCCGACGACCAGGCTCTGCTGCGCAGCGCCTTCAAGGTGCTCGTGGACTCCGAGCCCGACATGGAGGTCGTCGGGGAGGCCTCCGACGGGGCGCAGGCCTACGAGCTCGCCCGGCGGACGCGCGCCGACGTCGTGCTGATGGACATCCGGATGCCCGGCACCGACGGGCTCGCCGCCACCCGCATGATCAGCCGCGATCCGGAACTCGCCGCCGTGCGCGTGGTGATGCTGACGACCTTCGAGGTCGACGAGTACGTCGCCGCCGCCCTGCGGGCCGGCGCCTCCGGCTTCCTCGGCAAGGGCGCCGAGCCCGAGGACCTCCTGAGCGCCATCCGGGTCGCGCACGCCGGCGAGGCCCTGCTCTCCCCGGCCGCCACCAAGGGGCTCATCGCCACCTTCCTCGCCCAGGGCGGCGGCGCGGACCCGGCCGCCGCCGCGGCCGCCGCCGGATCGCACGCGCAGCGGCTCGCCGCGCTGACCGTCCGGGAGCGCGAGGTCCTCGTACACGTCGCCGCGGGGCTGTCCAACGACGGGATCGCCGGACGGCTGGAAGTCAGCCCCCTCACCGTCAAGACCCACGTGAACCGGGCCATGGCCAAGCTCGGCGCCCGCGACCGTGCCCAATTGGTGGTCATTGCCTACGAATCGGGACTGGTCCGGCCGCGCGCCGAATAG